The Methylomonas montana genome has a window encoding:
- the nudE gene encoding ADP compounds hydrolase NudE: protein MSNRPKILKQTVVAQTRQFRIEALDLEFSNGERRQYERLARNASSGAVLIVPMLDPETVLLVREYAAGIHRYELGLPKGKLDAGEDMLTAANRELKEEIGYGAAKLRHLHRVSLAPAYLEHTIDIILAEELYPEKLVGDEPEELQVVPWPLRRIDTLLASCECSEARSIAALYMALAHLNGRD from the coding sequence ATGTCCAATAGACCAAAAATTCTGAAACAGACCGTCGTCGCCCAAACTCGCCAGTTTCGCATCGAGGCGCTGGATTTAGAGTTTAGCAACGGCGAGCGCCGTCAATACGAGCGCTTGGCCCGCAACGCTTCCAGCGGCGCGGTGCTGATCGTGCCGATGCTGGATCCGGAGACGGTATTGCTGGTCAGGGAATACGCGGCCGGTATCCATCGTTACGAATTGGGCTTACCGAAGGGCAAGCTCGATGCCGGTGAAGATATGTTGACCGCCGCGAATCGGGAGCTGAAAGAGGAAATCGGTTACGGCGCCGCCAAGTTGCGGCATTTGCATCGAGTCTCGTTGGCGCCGGCCTATTTGGAACACACCATAGACATCATTCTGGCTGAGGAGCTTTATCCGGAAAAACTGGTCGGTGACGAGCCGGAAGAGCTGCAAGTGGTGCCGTGGCCGTTGCGGCGCATAGACACCTTGCTGGCTAGCTGCGAATGTAGTGAGGCTCGTTCGATTGCCGCGTTGTATATGGCTTTGGCGCATCTGAACGGCCGCGACTAA
- a CDS encoding BatD family protein translates to MHRHYCSRILFSLLMLLASAIDAAEIEVTVDRNPVGLGESFQITFTASEEPDGSPDFSPLQDNFEIINQQRSSSSSWVNGKSSRSEQWIVNAMAKQAGELLIPPIAFGADNSKPLKLTVSENTVTPQSNDEIFLEVNAAPEKPYVQSQVLCTLKLFRKVQITQASLSEPEIKDALVEKLGEDSTYATQVKGVDYWVTERKYAIFPQQSGVFTIAPLILNAEFVSNQQQRRFNGFFNRPSTESRRIASKAITLNVQAVPAGFKGPNWLAAEALQLSETWSDTSLQVKVGEPLTRTLTLSAKGATVGQLPELLGKTAIDGIKTYPDQPLLKEDKQIDGLTALREEKIAFIPSKPGDYTLPALEIAWFNTQTQKTEVASLPSVKIKALASGAATHPAPATATAPAEPASDSIASTPITVASDSDTRIWQAVSATLAAGWLLTIVLFYRRPAAKPSGPKSGTAASESLLERTLKRACWENNPQAAKQALLQWGKTEFATGSLGSLAARCPAALGEEILALNRLLYSGQHQDWQGQNLWQAFSAKPLAENADRKSDDGLEPLFKI, encoded by the coding sequence ATGCATAGACATTATTGCTCGCGGATTCTGTTTAGCCTGTTAATGTTGTTGGCGAGCGCAATCGACGCGGCGGAAATTGAAGTGACGGTGGACCGCAATCCGGTCGGCCTCGGCGAATCGTTTCAGATCACCTTCACCGCCAGCGAGGAGCCGGACGGCAGCCCGGATTTTTCGCCCTTGCAGGACAATTTCGAGATCATCAATCAGCAGCGCAGCAGCAGTTCGTCGTGGGTCAACGGCAAAAGCAGCCGTAGCGAACAGTGGATCGTCAATGCGATGGCCAAGCAAGCCGGCGAGTTATTGATTCCGCCCATCGCTTTCGGCGCCGACAACAGTAAGCCCTTGAAACTGACCGTCAGCGAAAACACCGTGACGCCGCAGAGCAACGACGAGATATTTCTGGAAGTCAATGCCGCACCGGAAAAGCCTTATGTGCAGTCGCAAGTGCTATGCACGCTGAAGCTATTCCGTAAGGTGCAGATCACCCAGGCCAGCCTCAGCGAACCTGAGATCAAGGATGCGCTGGTCGAAAAGCTGGGCGAGGACAGTACTTACGCCACCCAAGTCAAGGGTGTCGATTATTGGGTGACCGAGCGCAAATATGCGATTTTTCCGCAGCAAAGCGGAGTGTTTACCATCGCACCCTTGATCCTGAACGCCGAATTTGTCAGTAACCAGCAGCAGCGGCGCTTCAACGGCTTTTTCAACCGCCCCAGCACCGAAAGCCGTCGCATAGCCTCGAAAGCGATTACATTGAACGTGCAGGCGGTACCGGCCGGCTTTAAAGGCCCGAATTGGCTGGCGGCCGAGGCCTTACAACTCAGCGAAACCTGGTCCGACACCAGTCTACAAGTCAAAGTCGGCGAACCCTTGACACGCACTTTGACACTAAGCGCCAAGGGTGCCACGGTTGGCCAGCTGCCGGAACTGTTGGGTAAAACCGCCATCGACGGCATCAAGACCTATCCCGATCAACCGCTGCTGAAAGAAGACAAGCAAATCGACGGTCTGACCGCGCTGCGCGAGGAGAAAATCGCCTTCATTCCGTCTAAGCCCGGCGACTACACCTTACCGGCACTGGAAATCGCCTGGTTCAATACCCAGACTCAAAAAACGGAAGTGGCCAGTTTGCCCAGCGTGAAGATCAAGGCTTTGGCCAGCGGCGCTGCAACCCATCCAGCGCCAGCAACGGCCACCGCGCCGGCCGAACCGGCGTCCGACAGCATCGCCAGTACGCCGATTACCGTGGCCTCCGACAGCGACACCCGCATTTGGCAGGCGGTATCGGCGACCTTGGCGGCCGGCTGGTTGCTGACCATTGTGCTGTTCTATCGGCGACCGGCGGCTAAACCATCAGGACCGAAGTCCGGCACGGCAGCATCGGAATCCTTGTTGGAAAGGACGCTGAAACGCGCGTGCTGGGAAAACAATCCGCAAGCCGCTAAGCAGGCTTTATTGCAATGGGGCAAGACCGAATTTGCAACCGGGAGCCTAGGCAGCCTGGCGGCGCGCTGTCCGGCTGCGCTAGGCGAGGAAATCCTGGCGCTGAATCGCTTGTTATATTCCGGACAACATCAGGACTGGCAAGGCCAAAATCTATGGCAGGCGTTTTCCGCTAAACCATTGGCGGAAAACGCCGACAGGAAAAGCGACGACGGTTTAGAGCCCTTGTTCAAGATTTAA